From Arcticibacter tournemirensis, one genomic window encodes:
- a CDS encoding cytochrome c oxidase subunit 3 produces MWLFVITTFMLFAALTSGFIVYTAGSPARGIKMVLPDIFLYSTSVILLSSVTMYLAYRAGKTLRFGKQTLFLVLTILLGVLFCILQIRSWQTFINQGVYFINPNASQSFLYVFTGAHLLHIFAGLLMLIHALRGRLRNIPQVKNLFNLELTSIFWHFLGLLWLYLYVFLLLNQ; encoded by the coding sequence ATGTGGTTGTTTGTAATTACCACATTTATGCTTTTTGCTGCTCTTACAAGTGGTTTTATCGTATATACTGCAGGCTCTCCGGCAAGGGGCATAAAAATGGTTCTTCCTGACATTTTTTTATATAGTACTTCTGTGATTCTATTAAGCAGTGTTACAATGTATTTGGCTTACAGAGCCGGCAAGACATTGCGTTTCGGTAAGCAAACACTGTTTCTGGTACTCACAATTTTATTAGGGGTATTATTCTGCATTCTGCAGATCAGATCCTGGCAGACATTTATTAACCAGGGTGTTTATTTTATAAATCCGAATGCTTCACAGTCCTTTCTTTATGTGTTTACAGGAGCACATCTACTGCATATTTTTGCGGGACTCTTAATGCTTATACATGCTTTAAGAGGAAGGCTGAGGAATATCCCCCAGGTTAAGAATTTATTTAATCTTGAGCTGACATCAATCTTCTGGCATTTTTTGGGCCTGCTGTGGCTCTATTTATACGTTTTTTTACTTTTGAATCAATAA
- a CDS encoding cytochrome c oxidase subunit 3, protein MSTTVSQLDEIKTGAWSGGKSPVDAEYGKLMMWFFLLSDAFTFSALLIYYGAQRFSKLSWPDPDEVFQSIPGVADSGYPLVFVGIMTFILIMSSVTMVLAVEAGHRGAKKEVVNWMILTILGGLIFLGCQAGEWSHLHHEGYWWGSIPEHYKGVDVVGATQFANLFFTITGFHGFHVFSGVVINIIILLMTIGNVFEKRGTYLTVEKVGLYWHFVDLVWVFVFTFFYLV, encoded by the coding sequence ATGAGTACTACTGTTTCACAATTAGACGAGATTAAAACAGGTGCCTGGAGCGGCGGAAAATCGCCTGTAGATGCAGAATACGGAAAGCTGATGATGTGGTTTTTCCTGCTTTCTGATGCATTTACATTTTCAGCCTTACTAATTTATTATGGAGCACAGCGTTTTAGTAAACTTAGCTGGCCTGATCCGGATGAAGTTTTTCAGTCTATACCCGGAGTAGCTGATTCTGGCTATCCCCTTGTGTTTGTTGGTATAATGACTTTTATCCTGATTATGAGTTCTGTGACGATGGTTCTTGCTGTAGAGGCAGGGCACCGTGGCGCAAAAAAAGAGGTTGTGAACTGGATGATCCTGACGATATTGGGCGGGTTGATCTTCCTTGGCTGTCAGGCCGGTGAATGGTCGCATCTTCATCATGAAGGTTACTGGTGGGGAAGTATTCCTGAACATTATAAAGGAGTCGACGTTGTTGGCGCCACCCAATTTGCCAACCTGTTCTTTACCATCACAGGATTTCACGGCTTTCACGTGTTTAGCGGTGTCGTTATAAATATCATTATCTTACTTATGACAATAGGGAACGTTTTCGAGAAGAGAGGTACTTATTTAACAGTTGAGAAAGTTGGTTTATACTGGCACTTTGTGGACCTTGTGTGGGTCTTCGTATTTACGTTTTTCTATTTGGTTTAA
- a CDS encoding cytochrome C oxidase subunit IV family protein yields the protein MATEQHTNEHASMSKKKIWQVFFYLLGITALEFFIALVLVKNEYIPHGFANFIYIVLTLLKAYYIVAYFMHLKFENMTLITSIVVSLIFIVYLIVLLLTEGSYLNVHMN from the coding sequence ATGGCAACAGAACAACATACAAACGAACATGCGAGCATGTCAAAGAAGAAGATCTGGCAGGTGTTTTTTTACTTGCTTGGAATAACGGCACTTGAATTTTTCATTGCGCTCGTGCTCGTTAAGAATGAATATATACCACATGGATTTGCCAACTTTATTTATATTGTTCTAACTTTACTTAAGGCATATTATATAGTAGCTTATTTTATGCATTTGAAGTTTGAGAACATGACGCTTATAACAAGTATTGTGGTGTCGCTCATATTCATTGTGTATCTCATTGTGCTTCTATTAACTGAAGGATCATATTTGAACGTTCATATGAACTAA
- a CDS encoding SCO family protein, protein MNNQSLKKILILATILAVPGFLYYLLQEKGKNRYRPLSIFGPKEVASTFHTRRGQRIPDTIYHVISDFKLTDQSGNVVLFPPDSNHISVFNFFYTRCADCKQMNRSMGKIVEQYEHNKMLQFYSISIDPENDSPAVLKSYSAVFNIRADKWRFLTGDSSLIFKLAKNDFRVNAMPDKENPGNIIHSRMLILVDPQKRIRGYYDSSSKEQIDKLADEIKVLIAEGLRQVTGL, encoded by the coding sequence ATGAACAACCAGTCTTTAAAGAAAATATTAATCCTGGCAACCATACTTGCGGTGCCAGGATTTTTATATTATTTGCTACAGGAAAAAGGGAAGAACAGGTATCGTCCTCTCAGCATCTTTGGCCCTAAAGAGGTGGCCTCTACTTTTCATACGCGGCGCGGCCAACGCATTCCGGATACCATATATCATGTTATCAGTGATTTTAAGCTTACAGATCAATCAGGCAATGTAGTTTTGTTCCCTCCCGATAGCAATCATATTTCCGTTTTCAATTTCTTTTATACAAGGTGCGCCGACTGCAAGCAGATGAACAGAAGTATGGGTAAGATTGTGGAGCAGTATGAGCATAACAAAATGCTGCAATTTTATTCCATAAGTATTGATCCGGAAAATGATAGCCCCGCGGTTCTTAAAAGTTATTCTGCAGTGTTTAACATCAGGGCTGATAAATGGAGGTTTCTGACAGGTGACAGCAGCCTTATTTTCAAGCTTGCAAAGAACGACTTTCGGGTAAACGCGATGCCTGATAAAGAGAATCCCGGGAATATCATACATAGCAGGATGTTGATTCTGGTTGATCCTCAGAAACGGATAAGAGGATATTATGATTCTTCCAGTAAAGAGCAAATTGATAAATTAGCAGATGAAATTAAAGTTCTTATAGCTGAAGGGTTACGACAGGTAACGGGCCTTTAA